Genomic segment of Thermoleophilia bacterium:
AGCTATCTCATGGTAGACTGACGGCCAACCGTGTTTCCCCTGTCCTAGCGGAGGTTTGCATGCTTGTATCTAGGAAGATGGCTGAGGCGGCAAGTAGTTCCTCTTGGATTAGGCAAATGTTTGAAGAGGGAAGCCGTCTGGCCAGACTCTACGGGCCGCAGTCTGTCTTCGATTTCAGCATCGGCAATCCAAACGTTGAGCCTCCGGCCGAGTTTCACGAGATACTTCGCGAGATTGTGGCTGATCCGACTCCCGGGAAACACGGTTACATGTCAAATGCTGGCTACGAAGAAACTCGCAGGGCGGTGGCGTCTCGTGTGTCGCAAGAGCAGGGCGTGTCTCTGACTGGGGACCACGTGGTTATGACGGTGGGAGCAGCAGGCGCGCTTAACGTGATTCTAAAAGCCATTCTTGACCCGGGCGATGAAGTTGTTGTGCCCGCTCCTTACTTTGTGGAGTACGGTTTCTATGTGGATAACCATGGCGGGATACTTAAGCCTGTTTCATCCACACCCGATTTTGACCTGGATCTGGACGCCATCGATCAGGCGATCACTCCGCGGACAAGGGCGGTGTTGCTTAACATGCCCAATAATCCTACGGGAAGGGTGTACTCAACCGATACTCTTAGGCAGTTGGGCGAGCTTCTTACCGAGCGCTCCGAGTCCTTAGGTCGCGTTATCTATCTCGTCTCAGACGAACCGTATCGGCGGATTGTCTACGATGGCGTACAAGTTCCTGCAGTGATGTCGGCTTACCCCTATGCATTAGTGGCGTCCAGTTACTCCAAGGAGCTGTCGCTAGCCGGTGAGCGCATAGGATATGCGGCGGCCAGCCCACTTATACCAGGTGTGGAGGAGCTGATGGGGGCGCTGGTGACTGCCAATCGAATATTGGGTTTTGTGAATGCTCCCGCGCTCATGCAGCGGGTGGTGGCTCGGTTGGAGGGGATCCAGGTAGACATCAGTCTTTACCGCCGCAACCGCGATGTGCTGTGGCAGGGTCTCACCGATGCTGGTTACCAGGTGGTCAAGCCGCAGGGCGCTTTTTATCTTTTCCCTCGGTGTCCGATTGAGGACGATGTAGCTTTCTGTCGTGCGATGCTCGAGCATCTGGTCTTGGCTGTGCCTGGGCGGGGCTTCGGACTGCCGGGCTATTTCCGTCTCGCATATTGTGTGAGCCCTGATGTCGTAGACGGGGCGTTGCCTTTGTTTCGCAAAGTGGCTGCCAAGTATTGGGGATAAGAGGGGAGACGCCTAACGTGCCCGCCAAGTACCTGGTCATTATTCTTGACGGTGCTTCTGGCTGGCCCCGGGAGGAATGGGGCGGACAGACGTCGCTTGAGCGAGCTCACACTCCCAACCTTAACCGTCTTGCCCAAGAGGGGGTTTCTGGTTTGGCTTACAACGTCCCAGAAGGCATGGAGCCTTCAAGCGCGGTTGCCTGCATGAGCGTGATGGGGTTTGATCCGGCTACATATTACTGCGGGCGTGGGCCGATTGAGGCTCTGGCCTTGGGGATCGAGCTTGAACCTGGCGAGGTTGCAATGCGGTGCAACCTGGTTACCGTGCTCGAAGGGCGCATGGTCAGCTACTCGGCTGGCGATATTCCCTCCAACGAGGCGGGAATGCTGGTGCATAGTCTACGGGAAGAGGTGATCCAGGACTACCGCGACAGCTCAGGAGGTTCAAGACTGAATCTGTACGCCGGGGTGGGTTTTCGCAATATTCTGACGGTCAAGGAAGGCCAGGAACTTCTTGCAACCAGCTTCACACCACCTCACGACATTACCGGGCAAGAAGTCGACCGATTTGGGCCCAAGGGCCCGGGGGCTGATCTGGTAAACGAGTTGACCGAACGCTCCAAAACGGTGTTAGCTTGTCACCCCGTTAACAAATCGAGAATCTCCCGAGGTCTCTTGCCGGCTACCCAGGTTTGGCTGTTTTGGCCCGGCATGAGGCCTGGGGAAATGCCGGCCTTTGCTGACATTTATGGAGGGAGGAAGGCAGCGGTTACTTCGGGTGTAGATCTCTTAAGAGGACTGGCAATGCTGACCGGGATGGAGATCATTTCCATCCCGGGTGTAACCGACGGAGTTGACAACGACTACTACGCGCAGATGGCGGGGGCTCTTGACGCTTTACACCGCTACGATGTCGTGTTTGTGCACGTGGAAGCTCCCGATGCGGCTGCTCATGCTGGAGATGCAGACGCCAAAGTAAGAGCGATCGAACAGATTGACGCTCTCATGCTATCGCAGGTATTCGCCTGGGCCGAAAAGCACGGCCCTGCTTCCGCCAGCGCCACTCCTATCCATGAGCTGTCTGTGCTTGCGCTTTGCGATCATCCTACCCCGCTAGCTATTAGGACACACGTGGCTGAGCCGGTGCCTTTTGTGATGTGGGGCCCAAAGTTTCAGGCTAATGGGGCGCGTGAGTTCACTGAAAAAGCAGCCCGGGCCACCGGGCTGGTGGCGGCGCCGGGCTGGACTCTCATGTCTTGGCTGCTTGACGGCCGGGTGAGGGCCTAGTCCTGGAGTTTCTCGAATTCGGTCTTGCTAGCCCCGCATTCCGGACACTCCCAGTCGTCGGGAAGGGCCTCAAATGGAGTTCCTGGTGGTATCCCTTGGCTTGAGTCCCCTTCTGCTGGGTCGTAAATGTATCCACATATGAGACACTGCCACTTGTCCATCTGCTGTTCCTTTCTTTGGATGTTCCGGCCGATGCTGGCTAGTTGCGCGGTTGCCCCTCAGACAGGGGTGCATCGCGCGCCTTACCTCACGTGCGCTTAGTATCTCCACTTTGAACTCATTTCAATCCTAACGCACGGCGTTGGGCCTCGCCTGAGGGTGGCACCGGCAGGCCGTGTGGCGGTGACAGGAGGTTGAGGGTGCGCCGGTCAGCTTGACGGAATCAGGTTCTGTTCTGTAGCATGGCGGTTTGGATTTGACTTCGTGACAAGGCTTCCTTGGTACGGGCGGGGGGCGTTCCGGGTGCCTTGTGGTGGAGCTGACGCAAGACCTGTCCCGTGTCAGTCTCCTCCATGTGGAAGACCTGCCGATGCTTGAAAAGGAGGCAATGCTGCATGGATTCTAAAGGACCTTCCAAACCGGCGCGGCGCTGGAAGCTGCTCCCGCTGCTTGTCGTTGCCGTTGCCGTGTTCGTGCTGGCTTTGGCGCCAGCTGCGCTAGCGACCAACGGAGGCGGAGGGGAAGCTAGTCTTGTTCTTCCCAAGCTTGACCAAGTTGATTTTCATGGGATTTCGGGAAGCCTTCTGCTTGCGCTAGGGCTGATTATCTGTTTCTTGGGCTTGCTCTTTGGCCTTGTGGTTTTCTACCAGCTGCGCCGTCTCCCCACTCACCGGTCGATGCGGGAGATCTCCGAGCTGATTTGGCAAACGTGCAAGACCTATCTATTGCAGCAGGGCCGCTTCCTGATCATTCTCTGGGTTTTCATTGCCATCGTTATCGGAGTCTACTTTGGAGTTCTGAGCGACTTCACGGGTGAGCGGGTTCTCATTATTCTGCTCTTTAGCATCGTAGGCATTTTGGGCAGCTACGGCGTGGCCTGGTTTGGTATCCGGGTCAACACATACGCTAACTCCCGCACGGCTTTTGCCAGCTTAAGGGGCCGTCCCTACGATGTTCACGCGATCCCGATGCGCTCCGGCATGAGCGTGGGCATGATGTTGATCAGCGTCGAGCTTATCATCATGCTCATTATTCTGGTCTGGATCCCACGCGATTATGCAGGCCCGTGTTTCATCGGCTTCGCCATCGGTGAGTCGCTGGGCGCTGCTGCCCTCCGTATCGCAGGCGGCATCTTTACCAAGATTGCCGATATCGGGTCCGACCTCATGAAGATTGTTTTCAACATCAAGGAAGACGATGCCCGCAATCCTGGTGTTATCGCCGACTGCACGGGTGACAACGCCGGCGACTCGGTAGGCCCGACCGCCGACGGTTTTGAGACTTACGGTGTGACTGGCGTGGCGCTCATCACCTTCATCGTGCTCGCGGTGGCAGATCCGCTGATCCAGGTTTCTCTCTTGGTCTGGATCTTTGCCATGCGCATCATGATGATCATCTCAAGCGGCCTGTCTTACTTCATCAACGCAGCTCTTACTAAGGCGCGCTATCGCGCGGCCACCAAGATGAACTTCGAGACGCCGCTTACCTCCCTGGTGTGGATCACTTCGGTGGTCTCCATCATTCTCACCTTTGTGGTTTCTTACGTATTGATTGGTGGCAATACTCTTGTAGGCCGCGATCATCCAGACTATTGGTGGATGCTCTCAATCATCATCAGCATGGGGACGCTGGCAGGAGCGCTCATCCCCGAGCTGGTCAAAGTGTTTACCTCCACCAAATCAGCCCATGTACGTGAAGTGACCTCATCAGCCAAAGAGGGAGGAGCGTCACTCGACATCCTTTCCGGTTTCGTGGCAGGCAATTACAGCGGGTACTACCTGGGCTTCGCCATCATGGTCTTGATGGGTATCGGCTACGCAGTCAGCACCCAGGGTCTGGGAGACGTGATGCTGGCCCCGGCTGTGTTTGCGTTTGGCTTGGTAGCCTTTGGCTTCTTGGGCATGGGGCCGGTCACCATCGCCGTGGACTCCTATGGGCCGGTAACTGACAACGCGCAGTCAGTTTACGAACTTTCGACAATCGAAGAGATTCCCAACGTGGCCCAGGAGATCC
This window contains:
- a CDS encoding pyridoxal phosphate-dependent aminotransferase, coding for MLVSRKMAEAASSSSWIRQMFEEGSRLARLYGPQSVFDFSIGNPNVEPPAEFHEILREIVADPTPGKHGYMSNAGYEETRRAVASRVSQEQGVSLTGDHVVMTVGAAGALNVILKAILDPGDEVVVPAPYFVEYGFYVDNHGGILKPVSSTPDFDLDLDAIDQAITPRTRAVLLNMPNNPTGRVYSTDTLRQLGELLTERSESLGRVIYLVSDEPYRRIVYDGVQVPAVMSAYPYALVASSYSKELSLAGERIGYAAASPLIPGVEELMGALVTANRILGFVNAPALMQRVVARLEGIQVDISLYRRNRDVLWQGLTDAGYQVVKPQGAFYLFPRCPIEDDVAFCRAMLEHLVLAVPGRGFGLPGYFRLAYCVSPDVVDGALPLFRKVAAKYWG
- a CDS encoding cofactor-independent phosphoglycerate mutase, which translates into the protein MPAKYLVIILDGASGWPREEWGGQTSLERAHTPNLNRLAQEGVSGLAYNVPEGMEPSSAVACMSVMGFDPATYYCGRGPIEALALGIELEPGEVAMRCNLVTVLEGRMVSYSAGDIPSNEAGMLVHSLREEVIQDYRDSSGGSRLNLYAGVGFRNILTVKEGQELLATSFTPPHDITGQEVDRFGPKGPGADLVNELTERSKTVLACHPVNKSRISRGLLPATQVWLFWPGMRPGEMPAFADIYGGRKAAVTSGVDLLRGLAMLTGMEIISIPGVTDGVDNDYYAQMAGALDALHRYDVVFVHVEAPDAAAHAGDADAKVRAIEQIDALMLSQVFAWAEKHGPASASATPIHELSVLALCDHPTPLAIRTHVAEPVPFVMWGPKFQANGAREFTEKAARATGLVAAPGWTLMSWLLDGRVRA
- a CDS encoding rubredoxin — translated: MDKWQCLICGYIYDPAEGDSSQGIPPGTPFEALPDDWECPECGASKTEFEKLQD
- a CDS encoding sodium-translocating pyrophosphatase yields the protein MDSKGPSKPARRWKLLPLLVVAVAVFVLALAPAALATNGGGGEASLVLPKLDQVDFHGISGSLLLALGLIICFLGLLFGLVVFYQLRRLPTHRSMREISELIWQTCKTYLLQQGRFLIILWVFIAIVIGVYFGVLSDFTGERVLIILLFSIVGILGSYGVAWFGIRVNTYANSRTAFASLRGRPYDVHAIPMRSGMSVGMMLISVELIIMLIILVWIPRDYAGPCFIGFAIGESLGAAALRIAGGIFTKIADIGSDLMKIVFNIKEDDARNPGVIADCTGDNAGDSVGPTADGFETYGVTGVALITFIVLAVADPLIQVSLLVWIFAMRIMMIISSGLSYFINAALTKARYRAATKMNFETPLTSLVWITSVVSIILTFVVSYVLIGGNTLVGRDHPDYWWMLSIIISMGTLAGALIPELVKVFTSTKSAHVREVTSSAKEGGASLDILSGFVAGNYSGYYLGFAIMVLMGIGYAVSTQGLGDVMLAPAVFAFGLVAFGFLGMGPVTIAVDSYGPVTDNAQSVYELSTIEEIPNVAQEIQSEYGFEPKFEVAKHNLEENDGAGNTFKATAKPVLIGTAVVGATTMIFSIIMALTDELTKNVDKLSLLYPPFLLGMVMGGAMIYWFTGASTQAVTAGAYRAVEFIKRHIRLDVTGGRASVEDSKRVVAICTQYAQKGMINIFLAVFFGTLAFAFLEPFFFIGYLVSIAVFGLFQAVFMANAGGAWDNAKKIVEVDLKEKGTELHAATVVGDTVGDPFKDTSSVSMNPVIKFTTLFGLLAVELAVSIYNDMGSHTLTWILAAVFFVISFAFVIRSFYGMRIKRQS